The sequence below is a genomic window from Phragmitibacter flavus.
CATTTCGGCACCGAGTTTCCAAGCGTCGAGTTCGTGATCGAGGGCCTGAAGGGCGGTTTGATCGTTGGCGGAGGCAGCTTGGTGGGCGCGGAGGAGGTAGGGGAGTTCGAAGTGGAGGAGGTTGGGGACGATCTGGCGTTCGAGGAAGGTTTCGAGGTCTTCGGGTTTTTTGACGAGTCCGCGTTGCATGTGACCTTCAAGTCCCATGGAGTGGGCATAAGCGCCCGAGGGAAACTGGGAATCGTTAACCTGGAGCAGCCAGAGAAGGAGGTCGGAGGTCGTTTCACTTTTCCTTGGGTTTTGCTGCCATTGCTCGTGGTCGTTAAGAAGCATGGGCGATGACGCGGAGAGGGGTGAAGACGGCTTCGATTTCTTCGTGCGTCCAGGATTCGCGATCAAGAAGCTGCTTGATGGCGAGGTCGGTGGTGACGAGGAGTCGGTCGGAGAGAATTTGGACGGGGAAATGGAGGTTGCCGATGCGCCAGCCGATGAGGGCGCCTTGTTCTGCATCGGAGAACGGGATGGAGTAGACGGGTTCGGGTTGTTGCCAGATGACGTAGTCGTGGGTTTCTGACTGGTGGATGACGCAGCCGCTGGTGAGGCGGGAGTCGAGATCGAAGCCAAATTCGGTGCCGTCTTCAGCGGTGGCGCGCCAGCGTCGTTTCAGGAAGAGGCGGCGTTCGGCGATCAGGCGCACTTGTTGGCTGGCTGGACGGCTTGAGGAAGGGGCCGCCATGCGCTGGATGAGGTGCATGGTTGAGGACGTGGACGTAGACGTGGAATGGCTGATGCGTTGAAGGAATACGGCTTGGAAAGACGCATGATGAAAGCACCTTTCGGGCCAGTCAAGGCCGCTTCAAGGACCGTTGCGTATTCGAACGGTGGAAGGAAACGATCCGCCGGTCGTTAAGCTGCCTGGAAGGCGAGCTGGAGCGGGAGGGAGTCGCGTTGTTCGAAGTGGGGGATCGGGGCATAACCGGAGGCGGCGGCGCGACGAACGAGGTGCTCCTGGTGATGATGGGTCTGATGGGTGACGATGGTCGCGAAGTAGAGGTCGCGCGAACGTTGACGCTCTTCTTCGGTGTAGGTGTTCCAGTAGAGATCCCAGAGGCGGTGTTCGCTTTCGAGATGGACTTCGTATTGAAGTTCATTGGCCGTCTGGCCCATGCGGTGAAGGGTGCGCAGGAGGCTGGGGTGCTTTTGCTCAAGGAGCAGGCAGTAATAGGATTCCAACACGTGCATTTCGCGATGCTGCAGGGTGTCCCAGCATTCGTTGCTGATGCAGATTTCGTCGATTTGCCCGTTGTGGTAGCGGGCTCCCAGGCCGCAGATGGCGAGGTCGAAGGTATTGAGGATGTCCTGGAGATTGCCGTCTTCGACGTTGTGATAGGTGATTTCGACAATCTGACCGTCAAGGCGGAGCTTCATGCAATACGGATGGAAGTCGCGCAGCAGGGTGGCGCCGCGAGCAATGAGGGCGGCGCAGAGTTTTTCGCGCTCAACCCGGTTGCGAACCCAAAGATCGAGGTCGTTGATGAGCAACTCCTTGCGGATGAGGGGTTTAAAGGCACCCCCGCAGAGGAAAAATTCGCCCTCGTAGCCGTTGGGAAAGAGGAAGCGGCCGAGTCGCTGCGCATGGTGACGCATCCTGAGTTGGAATAAGGCGCGAATCATGGCAACAATGAGGTTGGTTGTTTTTCTGCTCCGCCTTGAATTTACAAAAATTTCTAGAGATTATCAACCGTTCTTTTAATTTCATTAAATT
It includes:
- a CDS encoding urease accessory protein UreE, with translation MHLIQRMAAPSSSRPASQQVRLIAERRLFLKRRWRATAEDGTEFGFDLDSRLTSGCVIHQSETHDYVIWQQPEPVYSIPFSDAEQGALIGWRIGNLHFPVQILSDRLLVTTDLAIKQLLDRESWTHEEIEAVFTPLRVIAHAS